The following are from one region of the Verrucomicrobiales bacterium genome:
- a CDS encoding DDE-type integrase/transposase/recombinase, which yields MKNPASSVQEAVALGRLALVQQVIDLVYQHWPLSTALEQVASTHPLPGDVDTPPQFIAQRTLEDWYYLFKKGGFDGLKPKQRSDRGKPRRLSADQQRWILEQVRSFPGVSVKLLYRQWKQADSTLPALSAIYRWLEQNDLDAQGRRYLLRQNIPGPTKAFEAPGVNDLWIVDFSPGPFLALHPKTIPTHLCLLIDDHSRLIPYASYAKAADTQALLGCLKEALRRRGLPRKLYADNGGPFVNQHLKIVCANLGIRLIHSKPGKPWSRGKVERMFRTLQEDFEAGLRLPGQGVGSLEELNGKLSLWLQEVYHPREHGGIGESPQERFARSLPLLRTLDPHLDLDRLFFTRIERVVRKDGTVRIENELFEVNLALRGLKVDLELDPWILNPVLVRYKGQDFGVARKVDRHLNSELDGGRTSYE from the coding sequence ATGAAAAATCCAGCCTCATCGGTTCAGGAGGCCGTTGCCCTCGGGCGATTGGCCTTGGTTCAGCAAGTCATCGACCTGGTTTACCAGCACTGGCCCCTTTCCACCGCGCTGGAACAGGTGGCCTCTACCCATCCCCTCCCCGGGGACGTCGACACTCCCCCCCAGTTCATCGCCCAACGCACCCTCGAAGACTGGTATTACCTCTTCAAGAAAGGCGGCTTCGATGGACTCAAACCCAAACAACGCTCCGATCGCGGCAAACCCCGCCGACTCTCCGCCGACCAGCAGCGCTGGATCCTGGAACAAGTTCGGTCCTTCCCCGGGGTCTCCGTCAAACTCCTCTACCGCCAATGGAAGCAAGCCGACTCCACCTTGCCCGCCCTCTCGGCCATCTACCGATGGTTGGAGCAGAACGACCTCGATGCCCAGGGACGACGTTACCTCCTGCGTCAAAACATCCCCGGCCCAACCAAAGCCTTTGAAGCACCCGGGGTCAACGATCTATGGATCGTCGACTTCTCTCCCGGTCCCTTCCTGGCTCTGCATCCCAAAACCATACCCACTCACCTCTGCCTCCTCATTGATGATCATTCCCGCCTTATCCCCTATGCTTCCTACGCAAAAGCCGCTGATACCCAAGCTCTCCTGGGCTGTCTCAAAGAGGCACTACGGCGCCGAGGTCTGCCCCGAAAGCTCTATGCCGACAACGGCGGGCCCTTCGTCAACCAGCACCTCAAGATCGTCTGCGCCAATCTGGGCATTCGGCTCATTCACTCCAAGCCAGGTAAACCCTGGAGCCGCGGCAAAGTCGAACGGATGTTCCGAACCCTGCAGGAGGATTTTGAAGCCGGTTTACGTTTACCCGGCCAAGGAGTGGGATCCCTGGAGGAACTCAACGGTAAGCTCTCGCTCTGGTTACAGGAAGTCTATCATCCGCGCGAGCATGGAGGGATCGGAGAAAGCCCTCAGGAACGCTTTGCCCGAAGCTTGCCCCTCTTACGGACCTTGGATCCTCATCTGGATCTGGACCGGCTCTTCTTCACTCGTATCGAACGGGTCGTGCGTAAGGATGGCACCGTCCGTATCGAGAACGAACTCTTCGAAGTGAACCTCGCCTTGCGGGGACTCAAGGTGGATCTGGAACTGGATCCCTGGATCCTCAACCCCGTCTTGGTCCGTTACAAGGGGCAGGACTTTGGTGTGGCCCGTAAAGTGGACCGGCATCTCAACAGTGAGCTCGACGGGGGGAGGACTTCCTATGAATGA
- a CDS encoding AAA family ATPase yields MNELELYARSWGATAVPFGPLSDHQWVSIPSQQRALSLLNQTVALRGVMLLSGGNGMGKSTLVGRWARQLEPRLFTPVYLTQATLSSCGLLASLARGVGKRGSFRRERNLDELSSYLSEHERQILLIVLDDAQNSTHSTLEELRLLLGLNLPSQPTFALVLIGDEYLLGQLQLRNHRALCSRLSAHHLLSPWTLEEIQTYLKTGLEAVGINRSRVFDPAAVDLLARATAGVPRSVCLLARAAWLEAARAEVKEINAQTIQQAMEQVPGLAGLVRNTP; encoded by the coding sequence ATGAATGAGTTGGAGCTTTATGCCCGCAGCTGGGGAGCGACCGCCGTTCCGTTTGGTCCCCTGTCGGACCACCAATGGGTTTCGATCCCTTCTCAACAACGAGCCCTGAGCCTTTTGAACCAAACGGTAGCTTTGCGAGGGGTGATGCTACTGAGCGGAGGCAATGGGATGGGCAAGTCCACCCTCGTCGGTCGCTGGGCCAGACAGCTTGAACCCAGGCTCTTTACCCCAGTCTACCTCACTCAGGCCACCTTGAGTAGCTGTGGGCTTTTAGCCAGTTTGGCTCGGGGAGTGGGCAAACGAGGCAGCTTTCGTCGGGAACGAAACTTGGATGAACTCTCCAGCTACCTCTCCGAGCACGAGCGGCAGATCCTCTTAATCGTGCTCGATGATGCGCAGAACTCGACTCACAGCACGCTGGAGGAGTTACGGCTGCTCTTGGGGCTTAATCTCCCCAGCCAGCCTACCTTCGCTCTGGTCTTGATCGGCGATGAGTATCTGTTGGGACAGTTGCAGCTGCGTAATCACCGAGCTCTCTGTTCCCGTTTGAGTGCTCATCATCTCTTGAGTCCCTGGACTTTGGAGGAAATCCAGACGTATCTCAAAACGGGGCTGGAAGCTGTGGGGATCAATCGTTCCCGGGTGTTTGACCCCGCAGCGGTGGACTTGTTGGCACGGGCCACGGCGGGCGTACCGCGCAGCGTGTGTCTGCTGGCCCGGGCCGCCTGGCTGGAAGCCGCTCGGGCCGAGGTTAAGGAGATCAATGCCCAAACCATCCAGCAAGCGATGGAGCAAGTGCCAGGCTTGGCGGGATTGGTTCGCAACACTCCATGA
- a CDS encoding tyrosine-type recombinase/integrase — protein sequence MTRPEFQRLAEVPPEIEWFANIKNENTRKAYRADLSAFMKFTGIEAPEEFRVITRSHVIAWRKNLERQNLSPASIRRKLSAVSDLFEYLCESNAVTHNPVKGVARPKDGANEGKTPALSDAQAKALGDAPPEGTLKGKRDRAILSVLLYHALRRAELCSLRVKDFSLRRGVKNFTVHGKGEKIRYVPVHLKAVRLIDEYLLAAGHAEETDSPLFRVISNRATQKTLGISPGSIYRDVVARYARELGILSEGVGPHSLRATAATNALEHGSDIARVQEWLGHSSISTTRLYDKRHMRAEDSPTFKVEY from the coding sequence TTGACCCGACCCGAATTTCAGCGCCTCGCCGAAGTGCCACCCGAGATCGAGTGGTTTGCCAACATCAAAAACGAAAACACCCGGAAAGCCTACCGGGCGGACTTGTCCGCCTTCATGAAGTTTACCGGAATCGAGGCACCGGAAGAATTCCGCGTCATCACAAGATCGCATGTGATCGCGTGGCGTAAAAATCTGGAGCGCCAGAACCTCTCACCCGCTTCCATCCGAAGAAAACTCTCTGCCGTCTCTGATCTCTTCGAGTATCTTTGTGAATCAAATGCCGTGACCCACAATCCGGTAAAGGGCGTGGCGCGTCCGAAAGACGGTGCGAATGAAGGGAAGACCCCGGCGCTTTCGGATGCCCAGGCGAAAGCGCTTGGTGATGCGCCGCCGGAAGGAACGCTCAAAGGGAAACGAGACAGGGCGATTCTTTCAGTTCTTCTTTATCACGCGCTCCGGCGTGCTGAGCTGTGCTCGCTTCGCGTGAAGGATTTTTCTCTTCGGCGCGGGGTTAAGAATTTCACGGTTCACGGGAAAGGCGAAAAGATTCGGTATGTGCCCGTTCACCTAAAAGCAGTCAGGCTCATTGATGAGTATCTGCTCGCGGCGGGGCACGCGGAAGAGACGGACAGTCCCCTTTTTCGCGTCATCTCGAATCGTGCGACCCAAAAGACGCTCGGGATTTCTCCGGGGTCTATTTATCGGGATGTGGTGGCGCGGTATGCCAGGGAGTTGGGGATTTTAAGTGAGGGGGTGGGGCCGCATTCGCTCCGGGCGACGGCGGCGACCAACGCGCTTGAGCACGGATCAGACATTGCGCGGGTGCAGGAGTGGCTTGGACATTCGAGCATTTCCACCACCCGGCTCTACGACAAGCGACACATGCGGGCGGAGGATTCGCCGACGTTCAAGGTGGAGTATTAG
- a CDS encoding choice-of-anchor E domain-containing protein: MFALLLLATLPPALEGVRLLASATNLQSFVYATGAAGWQDQDPLVRQFDPQLGDLDTVRLNLDISTDGSVVITNRNQTYETVTVVMRNTFTVRHDSMLVSIVTSNVTTSGISGRSSQNLSFSRRNFSGSKALFRHQIGSFIGLGTNRFHINRDAQPLVITCQDGSCNVTALRFTNDAALSAVFEYDYDPPPLIDHFSVSTNSVTVSWSVESFLLYKYILETSQALPHWKSILTNSRSPRRVELPFENTGTSFFRVRRLYESTP, encoded by the coding sequence ATGTTCGCGCTCCTTTTATTGGCCACGCTACCGCCCGCGCTTGAGGGAGTTCGATTGCTCGCATCCGCTACAAATCTTCAATCGTTTGTCTATGCGACTGGTGCTGCGGGCTGGCAAGATCAGGATCCACTTGTTCGACAATTTGATCCACAGCTAGGTGACTTAGACACTGTCCGGCTAAATTTAGACATTAGCACAGATGGGTCCGTCGTTATTACAAACAGGAACCAGACTTACGAGACAGTTACCGTCGTCATGAGAAACACATTTACTGTCCGGCATGATTCTATGCTTGTCAGTATTGTAACCTCCAACGTCACCACAAGCGGCATCTCGGGTAGAAGTTCTCAGAACCTTTCCTTTTCTCGCCGTAACTTCAGTGGCTCCAAGGCACTTTTTCGGCACCAAATTGGATCTTTCATTGGTTTAGGCACAAATCGTTTCCACATAAATCGTGATGCACAGCCATTGGTCATTACGTGCCAGGATGGATCCTGCAATGTTACCGCGCTGCGGTTTACAAATGATGCCGCTTTAAGCGCTGTGTTCGAGTACGACTATGACCCGCCGCCTTTAATCGACCACTTCTCTGTCTCGACCAATTCAGTTACCGTTTCTTGGTCGGTTGAGTCTTTTCTGCTCTACAAGTATATTCTTGAGACATCTCAGGCTCTCCCACACTGGAAATCGATTCTCACGAATTCTAGATCGCCACGAAGGGTCGAGTTGCCCTTCGAAAATACTGGCACCAGTTTTTTCCGAGTTAGAAGACTCTACGAGTCAACACCATGA
- a CDS encoding type II toxin-antitoxin system RelE/ParE family toxin, with the protein MGNFYLNDDSLSDLENIWTFIALDNPDAADRVIEAVYDTCRLLAENPGIGRMRKLSSSPKEIRSFLVTEFSNYIVYYRPVSDGVQVLRVLHGSRDHRRMFGDPDQG; encoded by the coding sequence GTGGGTAACTTTTATCTAAACGACGATTCTCTTTCGGATCTCGAAAACATCTGGACGTTCATTGCACTGGACAACCCGGACGCTGCCGACCGGGTCATTGAGGCTGTTTACGACACTTGTCGGCTGCTGGCGGAGAACCCGGGGATTGGGCGTATGCGCAAACTTAGCTCCAGTCCTAAAGAGATCCGCTCTTTTCTGGTAACTGAATTTTCGAACTACATCGTTTATTACCGCCCGGTATCTGACGGCGTTCAGGTGCTTCGAGTCCTACACGGATCCCGAGATCACAGGCGAATGTTTGGCGATCCTGATCAGGGCTAG